A genomic window from Deinococcota bacterium includes:
- a CDS encoding acyl-CoA thioesterase translates to MTDTSDATVDATVPKPSVSDSNVSDWVSTVDTVFPHHANPLGTLFGGRVLELMDVNASVACSRFCRLPAVTASTEAVDFHNPIFVGEIVELRSRVAWTGRTSMIVRCEVYGENPLTGERRLCTIGHMNFVAIGPGGRPTPVPGLRVESELEREHWNAASKVREAIDLRRKA, encoded by the coding sequence ATGACCGACACCTCAGACGCCACGGTAGACGCCACGGTACCAAAACCCAGCGTGTCCGACTCCAATGTGTCCGACTGGGTCAGCACCGTGGACACCGTCTTTCCCCACCACGCCAACCCGCTCGGCACGCTCTTCGGCGGGCGCGTCCTGGAGCTGATGGACGTCAATGCCTCGGTCGCCTGCTCGCGCTTTTGCCGCCTGCCGGCCGTGACTGCTTCGACCGAGGCGGTGGACTTTCACAACCCCATCTTCGTCGGCGAGATCGTCGAGTTGCGCAGCCGGGTGGCCTGGACGGGGCGCACCAGCATGATCGTGCGCTGCGAGGTCTACGGCGAGAACCCGCTCACCGGCGAGCGGCGCCTCTGCACCATCGGCCACATGAACTTCGTCGCCATAGGTCCGGGCGGCAGGCCCACGCCCGTGCCCGGACTCCGCGTGGAGAGCGAGCTCGAGCGGGAGCACTGGAACGCCGCCAGCAAGGTGCGCGAGGCCATCGACCTGCGGCGCAAGGCTTGA
- a CDS encoding sugar transferase, translated as MSCRYISVTKRVFDLACSGLGLIVLAPIMLVVAGLICLDSPGPIFFQQERIGLRGRSFKIFKFRTMRVDADKLGGQLTVGRDPRITRVGRFLRKSKLDELPQLFNVWQGEMSLVGPRPEVPKYVALYTWEQRRVLEVRPGITDLASIEFRDENDLLEHQADPEAFYIREIMPRKLALNLGYLAQQGLAFDLLVILKTIWRVLFPAQQKTMVKERQSL; from the coding sequence ATGTCGTGCAGGTATATCAGCGTGACAAAGCGCGTTTTTGACCTCGCTTGTTCGGGCCTTGGCCTGATCGTCTTGGCGCCCATCATGCTTGTGGTTGCCGGGCTGATTTGCCTGGACTCGCCCGGCCCTATCTTCTTTCAGCAGGAACGGATCGGCTTAAGGGGAAGGTCGTTTAAGATCTTCAAGTTCAGAACGATGCGCGTGGACGCAGACAAGCTCGGCGGGCAGTTGACGGTGGGCCGCGACCCGCGCATCACTCGAGTGGGGCGATTTTTGCGAAAGTCGAAGCTCGACGAGCTTCCTCAGCTTTTCAACGTCTGGCAAGGTGAGATGTCGCTGGTAGGACCGCGACCCGAGGTGCCGAAGTACGTCGCGCTCTATACCTGGGAGCAGCGCCGGGTCCTGGAGGTCAGGCCCGGGATCACCGACCTCGCCTCGATCGAGTTTCGCGACGAAAACGACCTTTTGGAGCATCAGGCCGACCCGGAGGCTTTCTATATTCGGGAGATCATGCCGCGCAAGTTGGCGCTCAACCTCGGTTACCTAGCACAACAAGGTCTCGCCTTCGACCTTCTCGTCATTCTAAAAACCATCTGGCGCGTCCTTTTTCCGGCACAGCAGAAGACCATGGTGAAGGAACGTCAGTCCCTGTGA